A part of Synechococcus sp. KORDI-49 genomic DNA contains:
- the minD gene encoding septum site-determining protein MinD: MSTTRTILICSGKGGVGKTTTTANLGIALARQGVRTVVLDADFGLRNLDLLLGLENRIVYTAQEVLAESCRLEQALVKHKQEPNLALLPAGNPRMLEWLTPKDMRAITALLEPSFDYILIDCPAGIEDGFKNASAAAREAVVVTTPEVAAVRDADRVIGLLNSQGVTPIQLVLNRVRPKMMSNQEMLSADDVTDILALPLLGLVFEDEQVIVSTNRGEPLTLTGSNSPAAKAFKNIARRLQGEDVPLMDPSEARSGLRAKMRQLMQTRIF; the protein is encoded by the coding sequence GTGTCGACGACACGAACGATCCTGATCTGCTCGGGCAAGGGCGGCGTCGGCAAGACGACGACAACGGCGAATCTCGGAATCGCCCTCGCACGCCAGGGTGTCCGCACGGTCGTTCTGGATGCCGACTTCGGCCTGCGGAATCTCGACCTGCTCCTCGGCCTTGAAAACCGCATCGTCTACACCGCTCAGGAGGTTCTGGCCGAGTCCTGCCGGCTGGAACAGGCGCTGGTCAAACACAAACAGGAACCCAACCTGGCGCTGCTTCCGGCCGGTAATCCACGGATGCTGGAGTGGCTGACACCCAAGGACATGCGCGCCATCACGGCACTGCTTGAGCCCTCCTTCGACTACATCCTCATCGATTGCCCGGCAGGAATCGAGGATGGTTTCAAGAACGCCTCGGCCGCAGCACGGGAAGCCGTGGTGGTCACCACACCCGAGGTTGCTGCCGTCCGTGATGCGGATCGGGTGATCGGCCTGCTCAACAGTCAGGGAGTCACTCCGATTCAGCTTGTCCTGAACCGCGTCCGTCCGAAGATGATGTCGAATCAGGAGATGCTCTCCGCCGACGATGTCACCGACATCCTGGCTCTGCCGCTTCTCGGACTGGTGTTCGAAGACGAACAGGTGATCGTCAGCACGAACCGTGGAGAACCGCTGACCTTGACTGGAAGCAATTCCCCTGCAGCGAAGGCCTTCAAGAACATCGCCCGCCGCCTTCAGGGAGAAGACGTTCCTCTCATGGATCCCTCCGAAGCCCGTTCAGGGTTGCGCGCCAAGATGCGCCAGCTGATGCAGACCAGGATCTTCTGA
- the prmC gene encoding peptide chain release factor N(5)-glutamine methyltransferase: MTDPRSIPGAELMAWRRAQLKRGGRGVDLDWLLDLGGGLSWRDLQLLMVDADRTVILQSPLEILEEHWLRHLQHQVPLQHLVGLCPWRDVVLEVSEAALIPRQETELLLELASSRPLSGAPRRLADLGTGSGAIAVGLGRSWPDVPVHAVEISPDALLLAERNLRTHGACACWTLHCGSWWEPLRPWWGAFDLVLSNPPYIPSNLIHGLEPVVRDHEPHLALSGGADGLDSVRAVVKDAPRALSPGGWLLIEHHHDQSDAVVALMQRVGLSDVDAAPDLQGVMRFAMGRRPL, from the coding sequence TTGACGGATCCCCGGAGCATCCCTGGCGCGGAGCTGATGGCCTGGCGACGGGCACAGCTGAAGCGAGGTGGTCGCGGTGTTGACCTCGACTGGCTCCTGGACCTGGGCGGCGGCCTGTCCTGGCGCGATCTGCAGCTGTTGATGGTCGATGCTGACCGCACCGTGATCCTCCAGAGTCCGCTCGAGATCCTTGAAGAACACTGGTTGCGTCACCTGCAGCATCAGGTGCCCCTGCAGCATCTGGTGGGCCTCTGCCCCTGGCGTGATGTGGTCCTTGAGGTCTCGGAGGCCGCTCTGATTCCGCGTCAGGAAACCGAGCTGCTGCTGGAGCTGGCGAGTTCAAGGCCGCTGTCTGGTGCTCCTCGGCGGCTGGCCGATCTCGGCACAGGGTCCGGCGCCATCGCCGTCGGCCTCGGGCGCAGCTGGCCCGACGTTCCGGTGCACGCGGTGGAGATCAGTCCTGACGCCCTGCTTCTGGCGGAGCGGAATCTCAGAACGCATGGCGCCTGCGCTTGCTGGACGCTCCACTGCGGCAGCTGGTGGGAGCCGCTCAGGCCCTGGTGGGGTGCGTTCGATCTCGTGCTCAGCAATCCGCCCTACATCCCGTCGAACCTGATCCATGGTCTCGAGCCGGTCGTGCGGGACCATGAACCCCATCTCGCCCTCAGTGGCGGCGCCGATGGACTCGACAGCGTCCGTGCCGTTGTGAAGGATGCCCCCAGGGCTCTGTCGCCGGGGGGATGGCTTCTGATCGAACATCACCATGATCAAAGCGATGCCGTGGTGGCACTGATGCAGAGAGTCGGTCTGAGCGATGTGGACGCGGCCCCCGATCTGCAGGGTGTGATGCGCTTCGCGATGGGGCGAAGGCCATTGTGA
- the minC gene encoding septum site-determining protein MinC: protein MTMLQLPDRHHQHWRDALEDRLQDASPGPIDLDCGDWLLTCSDLQQLSGIAAARGYTLRTLLGHRPETVVSASALGLDARLQPHLAEDNATADPSPSTGEGLLFHHGTLRSGDHLQSDRDVLLYGDVNPGARISAAGHVLVWGRLRGIAHAGRDGDPSARIIALQLRPLQLRIGDVVARGPEDLPQEGLVEQARLEDGEIVIEAAPAQTLPRR from the coding sequence ATGACCATGCTGCAGCTGCCGGACCGACACCATCAGCACTGGCGGGATGCTCTGGAGGACCGACTGCAGGACGCCTCGCCAGGGCCGATTGATCTTGACTGCGGGGATTGGCTGCTGACCTGCAGCGATCTTCAGCAGCTGAGTGGCATCGCTGCTGCCCGCGGATACACCCTCCGGACCCTGCTCGGACATCGTCCGGAGACCGTCGTCAGCGCTTCGGCCCTCGGTCTCGATGCACGGCTGCAGCCGCACCTCGCGGAAGACAACGCGACAGCCGATCCATCTCCATCGACAGGGGAAGGGCTGCTGTTCCATCACGGCACCCTTCGATCCGGCGACCATCTCCAGAGCGACCGGGATGTTCTGCTTTACGGAGATGTGAATCCTGGTGCACGGATCAGTGCTGCTGGACACGTGCTTGTGTGGGGGCGTCTGCGCGGAATCGCCCATGCCGGACGAGACGGCGATCCTTCAGCGCGGATCATCGCCCTGCAACTGAGGCCACTTCAGCTGCGCATCGGAGACGTGGTGGCACGTGGACCTGAGGATCTGCCGCAGGAGGGTCTGGTGGAGCAGGCCCGCCTGGAGGACGGTGAGATCGTGATCGAGGCGGCACCCGCACAGACCCTCCCTCGCCGCTGA
- a CDS encoding acyl-CoA thioesterase, producing the protein MSRQQRQSVTTRPWRLRKRVLPQHTDHAGVMWHGAYVAWLEEARVEALCAAGLSYAVMADEGIEMPVVSLRIDYRQALRHGDVVVLESRCEARRGVRWPWTTRFLLGETVMAEAVVELVMLRRSEEGGVVLRRVPLEVQAVIDRLLGGGHEEPPV; encoded by the coding sequence ATGAGTCGTCAGCAGAGGCAGAGCGTTACGACGCGCCCCTGGCGTCTGCGCAAGCGGGTGCTTCCACAGCACACCGACCATGCCGGCGTGATGTGGCACGGCGCCTACGTGGCCTGGCTTGAGGAAGCCAGGGTGGAGGCCCTCTGCGCAGCGGGCCTCTCCTATGCCGTCATGGCGGATGAGGGCATTGAGATGCCGGTTGTGTCGTTGCGGATCGACTACCGCCAGGCGCTGAGGCACGGGGATGTGGTCGTCCTCGAGAGTCGCTGCGAGGCGAGGCGTGGTGTGCGCTGGCCCTGGACGACCCGGTTCCTGCTCGGTGAGACGGTGATGGCGGAGGCGGTCGTGGAGCTGGTGATGCTGCGGCGCAGTGAAGAGGGTGGTGTGGTGCTCCGGCGGGTGCCGCTGGAGGTGCAGGCGGTGATCGACCGCCTGCTGGGAGGGGGTCACGAGGAGCCGCCGGTCTAA
- the petB gene encoding cytochrome b6, giving the protein MANSSPVYDWFQERLEIQDIADDISSKYVPPHVNIFYCLGGITLVCFLIQFATGFAMTFYYKPTVAEAYTSVQYLMTDVSFGWLIRSVHRWSASMMVLMLILHVFRVYLTGGFKRPRELTWVTGVTMAVITVSFGVTGYSLPWDQVGYWAVKIVSGVPAAIPVVGDFMVELLRGGESVGQSTLTRFYSLHTFVMPWLLAVFMLMHFLMIRKQGISGPL; this is encoded by the coding sequence ATGGCGAACTCATCACCGGTTTACGACTGGTTCCAGGAACGTCTTGAAATCCAGGACATTGCCGACGACATCAGTTCCAAGTACGTGCCGCCGCACGTCAATATTTTCTATTGCCTGGGCGGCATCACCCTGGTCTGCTTCCTGATCCAGTTCGCGACCGGCTTCGCGATGACCTTCTATTACAAGCCGACCGTGGCTGAGGCCTACACCTCGGTTCAGTACCTGATGACGGATGTCAGCTTCGGCTGGCTGATCCGCTCCGTGCATCGCTGGAGCGCATCCATGATGGTGCTGATGTTGATCCTCCACGTTTTCCGGGTCTATCTGACCGGAGGCTTCAAGCGTCCCCGTGAGCTCACCTGGGTCACCGGTGTGACCATGGCGGTGATCACCGTCTCCTTCGGCGTCACCGGTTACTCCCTCCCCTGGGATCAGGTTGGATACTGGGCCGTGAAGATCGTCTCCGGTGTTCCCGCTGCCATTCCTGTGGTGGGCGACTTCATGGTGGAACTTCTCCGGGGCGGTGAAAGCGTCGGCCAGTCCACCCTCACGCGCTTCTACAGCCTGCACACCTTTGTGATGCCTTGGTTGCTGGCTGTCTTCATGCTCATGCACTTCCTGATGATCCGGAAGCAGGGCATTTCCGGTCCGTTGTGA
- the petD gene encoding cytochrome b6-f complex subunit IV yields MHILKKPDLSDPKMRAKLAKGMGHNYYGEPAWPNDLLYIFPVVILGTIACVVGLAVLDPAMLGDKADPFATPLEILPEWYLYPVFQILRVVPNKLLGIALQTLVPLGLMLVPFIESFNKFQNPFRRPVAMTVFLFGTVATIYLGIGAAMPIDKSLTLGLF; encoded by the coding sequence ATGCACATCCTCAAGAAGCCTGATCTCTCTGACCCCAAGATGCGGGCCAAGCTCGCCAAAGGCATGGGGCACAACTACTACGGAGAGCCTGCCTGGCCCAACGACCTCCTCTACATCTTCCCGGTCGTCATCCTCGGAACCATCGCCTGCGTTGTTGGTCTCGCTGTTCTTGATCCGGCCATGCTCGGAGACAAGGCCGATCCCTTCGCCACCCCTCTCGAGATTCTTCCCGAGTGGTACCTGTATCCGGTGTTCCAGATCCTTCGCGTTGTTCCCAATAAGCTTCTGGGAATTGCTCTGCAGACCCTGGTTCCCCTGGGACTGATGCTCGTTCCCTTCATCGAGAGCTTCAACAAGTTCCAGAATCCCTTCCGCCGTCCCGTGGCCATGACGGTGTTCCTGTTCGGAACCGTCGCCACCATCTATCTGGGTATTGGAGCAGCGATGCCGATCGACAAGTCTCTGACACTCGGCCTGTTCTGA
- a CDS encoding HD domain-containing protein yields MNQRTYHDPLHRGIRLDGDVPAEAMVMTLVDTPPFQRLRRVRQLGPAFLTFHGAESSRFTHSIGVFHLARRAFTQLLNQNDELEVDRGLLYAAALLHDIGHGPLSHTGEEMFGLRHEDWSARIIEEDPVIRGCLEDHAPGTAAAVAALLAKGEAERLVIKRLVSSQLDCDRLDYLLRDSYSTGTRYGQLDLDRILAALTLAPDGDLALHPKGLMAVEHYLVVRNLMYRSVYNHRLNVVCNWLLERLVRTARQLGPDQVWADAVMARWLWEPDGLDLPCFLANDDVRTGYHLQRWQQEGPDSLAELCSRFLDRRLLKAMAVEHIGSEDQLKALAIAGRLAESIGLDPASCCGLRHQQIRGYHPYRGGLRLWNGRRLQALEQASALVASLSTPAETSWLIHPREIQEDLQAALDGEGF; encoded by the coding sequence ATGAACCAGCGCACTTATCACGACCCCCTGCACCGGGGCATCCGACTCGACGGGGATGTCCCGGCGGAAGCGATGGTGATGACCCTGGTTGACACCCCACCTTTTCAGCGATTGCGCCGGGTACGTCAGCTGGGGCCTGCCTTCCTCACGTTTCACGGCGCGGAATCCAGCCGCTTCACCCATTCCATCGGGGTGTTTCATCTGGCCAGGCGCGCCTTCACCCAGCTGCTGAACCAGAACGATGAGCTGGAGGTTGATCGAGGGCTGCTGTACGCCGCAGCACTTCTGCACGACATCGGCCATGGCCCCCTCAGCCACACCGGCGAAGAGATGTTCGGACTGCGTCATGAGGACTGGTCAGCCCGGATCATTGAGGAGGATCCGGTGATCCGCGGCTGCCTCGAAGACCATGCCCCCGGAACGGCGGCAGCCGTCGCTGCCCTGCTTGCCAAGGGAGAGGCGGAACGTCTCGTGATCAAGAGACTGGTCAGCAGTCAGCTGGACTGTGACCGGCTGGACTATCTGCTGCGGGACAGCTACAGCACCGGAACGCGTTACGGACAGCTGGATCTCGATCGCATCCTGGCGGCCCTGACCCTCGCTCCTGACGGCGACCTGGCCCTGCATCCCAAGGGCCTCATGGCAGTGGAGCACTACCTGGTGGTGCGCAATCTGATGTACCGGAGCGTTTACAACCATCGCCTGAACGTGGTGTGCAACTGGCTGCTGGAGAGGCTGGTGCGCACCGCCAGGCAGCTGGGGCCCGATCAGGTCTGGGCCGATGCCGTCATGGCCCGATGGCTCTGGGAACCAGACGGTCTCGACCTTCCCTGTTTTCTGGCCAACGACGACGTCCGCACCGGATATCACCTGCAGAGATGGCAGCAGGAGGGACCGGACTCCCTGGCTGAACTGTGCAGCCGTTTTCTGGATCGACGCCTTCTCAAGGCCATGGCGGTGGAACACATCGGAAGCGAGGACCAGTTGAAAGCCCTGGCGATCGCCGGACGTCTGGCGGAATCCATCGGCCTGGATCCGGCTTCCTGCTGTGGGCTGCGTCACCAGCAGATCCGTGGATATCACCCCTACAGAGGCGGGCTGCGGCTCTGGAATGGCCGCCGTCTTCAGGCTCTCGAGCAAGCGTCCGCACTGGTGGCCAGTCTGTCGACACCTGCTGAGACGTCCTGGTTGATCCATCCGCGGGAGATTCAGGAGGATCTGCAGGCCGCTCTGGATGGGGAGGGGTTCTGA
- a CDS encoding response regulator transcription factor: MRSLNHLTPREQRVTALLTEGLSNRAIADRLVLSHRTVECHISRALAKTGCRNRLELALWMITMREMPA; encoded by the coding sequence TTGAGATCTCTCAACCACCTCACCCCCAGGGAGCAGCGCGTGACTGCTCTGCTCACAGAGGGCCTCAGCAACCGCGCCATCGCAGACAGACTGGTGCTGAGCCACCGCACGGTGGAATGTCACATCAGCCGAGCACTCGCGAAGACAGGATGTCGCAACAGGCTGGAGCTGGCGCTCTGGATGATTACCATGCGTGAGATGCCGGCTTAG
- a CDS encoding L-threonylcarbamoyladenylate synthase, producing the protein MSSSPIDILEAPQLARRLLAGSAAVIPTDTLPGLAIQPECADRLWTIKRRPADKPLILMGSSAVELISLCDESCRDEAMTMALDHWPGALTLVLPSTAPVVGWLNPGGSSLGLRVPNSSLTCSLLSRSGPLATTSANRSGEPSCASAAEAAVVFPDLPQLGPQPWPRLSGQASTVLAWDGPGRWRLLRRGAVMPTGCQDR; encoded by the coding sequence GTGAGCTCTTCCCCCATCGACATCCTCGAGGCTCCGCAACTGGCTCGACGGCTGTTGGCAGGCTCAGCCGCCGTGATCCCGACCGACACGCTCCCTGGCCTTGCCATCCAACCTGAGTGCGCCGATCGTCTCTGGACGATCAAGCGGCGCCCCGCCGACAAGCCGCTGATCCTGATGGGATCCTCCGCTGTCGAGCTGATCAGTCTTTGCGACGAATCCTGCCGGGACGAGGCCATGACGATGGCCCTGGATCACTGGCCGGGTGCCCTCACCCTTGTTCTGCCCTCCACAGCCCCCGTGGTGGGATGGCTCAATCCAGGAGGAAGCAGCCTCGGACTGCGGGTGCCGAACTCGTCCCTGACGTGTTCGCTGCTGAGCCGGAGCGGTCCGCTCGCAACCACCAGCGCCAACCGTTCAGGTGAGCCCTCCTGCGCATCAGCGGCCGAGGCTGCGGTCGTTTTCCCGGATCTCCCGCAGCTGGGGCCTCAGCCATGGCCTCGATTGTCTGGCCAGGCGAGCACCGTGCTGGCCTGGGATGGTCCAGGTCGCTGGCGCCTCCTGCGCAGGGGCGCTGTGATGCCCACAGGTTGTCAAGACCGATGA
- a CDS encoding glycoside hydrolase 100 family protein encodes MPTGFTQQNQRFRPSSKEDQVVQKAREHFERTLIQIRGELAGSVAALEHPRHDEALNYGEIFLRDNVPVMIYLLLQGRYPVVKQFLSVCLDLQSTTVQTRGVFPTSFVEEEGDLVADYGQRSIGRITSVDASLWWPILCWLYVKRSGDSEFGRSQRVQRGLQLLLDLVLHPSFEGTPVLFVPDCAFMIDRPMDVWGAPLEVEVLLFAALRSCIGLMELCQRHDSNALLEERLRLSRRWMHDLRQYLLKHYWVTSKTMQVLRRRPTEQYGDNQYQNEFNVQPQVIPDWLQDWLENRGGYLIGNMRTGRPDFRFYSLGNSLASLFGLLTAPQQRALFRLVLHNRQHLMAQMPMRICHPPMGGVEWENKTGSDPKNWPWSYHNGGHWPSLLWFFGSSILLHERLHPHADVLLMGQMKTMLEECYWSHLNQLPRQQWAEYFDGPTGTWVGQQSRTYQTWTIVGFLLLHHFLRVNPDDVLMLQLETGLQ; translated from the coding sequence ATGCCAACCGGCTTCACACAGCAGAATCAACGGTTCCGTCCGAGCTCGAAAGAAGATCAGGTTGTTCAGAAGGCCCGCGAGCATTTCGAACGCACCCTGATCCAGATCCGCGGGGAACTCGCAGGGAGCGTGGCAGCCCTGGAGCATCCGCGTCACGACGAGGCGCTGAACTACGGAGAGATCTTCCTTCGGGACAACGTTCCCGTGATGATCTATCTCCTGCTTCAGGGGAGATACCCCGTGGTGAAGCAGTTTCTCTCGGTCTGTCTGGATCTGCAGAGCACGACGGTGCAGACCCGCGGCGTCTTCCCCACCAGCTTTGTGGAAGAAGAGGGTGATCTGGTGGCCGATTACGGCCAGCGATCGATCGGACGGATCACGTCCGTGGATGCCAGCCTCTGGTGGCCGATTCTGTGCTGGCTCTACGTCAAGCGCAGCGGCGATTCAGAATTCGGACGCAGTCAGCGTGTTCAGCGCGGGCTGCAACTGCTGCTGGACCTGGTGCTCCATCCGAGCTTCGAAGGCACACCGGTGCTCTTTGTTCCGGACTGCGCCTTCATGATTGATCGCCCCATGGATGTCTGGGGAGCACCGCTGGAAGTGGAGGTGCTGCTGTTCGCAGCGCTGCGCAGCTGCATCGGACTGATGGAACTCTGTCAGCGGCACGACAGCAATGCGCTGCTGGAGGAACGTCTCCGGCTGAGCCGCCGATGGATGCACGATCTGCGCCAGTACCTGCTCAAGCACTACTGGGTCACCAGCAAAACCATGCAGGTTCTGAGGAGACGCCCAACGGAGCAGTACGGCGACAATCAATATCAGAACGAATTCAATGTGCAGCCTCAGGTGATTCCCGACTGGCTGCAGGACTGGCTGGAAAACCGAGGCGGGTATCTCATCGGCAACATGCGCACCGGCCGACCGGATTTCCGCTTCTACAGCCTCGGGAATTCACTGGCCTCCCTGTTCGGACTGCTCACCGCGCCCCAGCAACGGGCCTTGTTCCGGCTCGTGCTGCATAACCGCCAGCATCTGATGGCTCAGATGCCGATGCGCATCTGCCACCCCCCCATGGGTGGTGTGGAGTGGGAGAACAAGACCGGTTCAGACCCCAAGAACTGGCCCTGGAGCTATCACAACGGTGGGCACTGGCCGAGCCTGCTCTGGTTCTTCGGGTCGTCGATCCTGCTGCATGAGCGGCTTCACCCGCATGCGGACGTGCTGCTGATGGGTCAGATGAAGACCATGCTGGAGGAGTGCTACTGGAGCCATCTGAACCAGCTGCCCAGACAGCAGTGGGCCGAATACTTCGATGGGCCCACAGGCACCTGGGTTGGGCAGCAGTCCAGGACTTATCAGACCTGGACCATCGTGGGCTTTCTGCTGCTGCATCACTTCCTGCGGGTGAACCCCGACGATGTGCTCATGCTGCAGCTGGAAACCGGTCTCCAATAA
- the dprA gene encoding DNA-processing protein DprA produces the protein MRGWWWVWSQCPGVGAVRLSHLRAVARDHGIGPEALWSWPEPRLAEALPWPRPVLQAVERYRSHLGRHPDLTVPREVLLPCDDAWPVRLDRMAQPPKLLFRRGRLDLLDCLTSGQAVAVVGTRSASPHGIRMAEDLGHALARSGWPVISGLAEGIDAAVHGGCLQADGAPVAVLGTGLDRVYPRHHDALQKAVAQQGLLISERSSGEPVQRGHFAHRNRLIVALASALVVVECPERSGALISARLAEQRSCPVWVVPGDALRWSARGSNALLQNQAAPLLSAEALVRHLGPGPLLRHEPEPLPSQLNPERAEQIELLQAMASGASLEDLSSRLRQSPAALARRLLEMERHGRVVCESGYLWRPCRR, from the coding sequence ATGCGCGGTTGGTGGTGGGTCTGGAGTCAGTGTCCTGGTGTCGGAGCGGTGCGTTTGTCCCATCTGCGGGCTGTCGCCAGGGACCATGGCATCGGACCTGAGGCTCTCTGGAGCTGGCCTGAGCCGCGTCTGGCCGAAGCTCTCCCCTGGCCTCGACCGGTGTTGCAGGCGGTTGAGCGGTATCGCAGCCACCTTGGACGGCACCCGGATCTCACGGTTCCCCGCGAGGTGCTGCTGCCCTGCGATGACGCTTGGCCCGTGCGGCTCGATCGGATGGCTCAGCCGCCGAAGCTGCTGTTCCGCCGCGGACGGCTGGACCTCCTGGACTGCCTGACGTCGGGTCAAGCGGTGGCGGTGGTCGGTACACGGTCGGCATCCCCGCATGGCATCCGGATGGCGGAGGACCTTGGTCATGCCCTGGCGCGCTCCGGTTGGCCCGTGATCAGCGGCCTTGCCGAAGGCATTGATGCCGCAGTGCATGGGGGCTGCCTTCAGGCGGATGGAGCTCCTGTGGCCGTGCTCGGGACCGGTCTCGATCGCGTGTATCCCCGTCATCACGATGCTCTCCAGAAGGCTGTGGCGCAGCAGGGGCTGCTGATCTCGGAACGCTCCTCCGGGGAGCCGGTCCAGCGGGGCCACTTCGCCCATCGAAATCGTCTGATCGTGGCCCTGGCCTCGGCGCTGGTGGTGGTGGAGTGCCCGGAGCGCAGCGGTGCGCTGATCTCTGCTCGGCTGGCTGAACAGCGCTCCTGCCCGGTTTGGGTGGTGCCAGGGGATGCCCTGCGCTGGTCGGCCAGGGGAAGCAACGCTCTGCTGCAGAACCAGGCGGCACCGCTGCTCTCGGCCGAAGCCCTCGTCAGGCATCTCGGGCCAGGGCCTTTGCTCCGGCATGAGCCTGAGCCGCTTCCATCCCAGCTGAACCCGGAGAGGGCGGAGCAGATCGAACTGCTGCAGGCCATGGCCTCCGGTGCCTCACTGGAGGATCTGTCGAGCCGTCTGAGGCAATCTCCTGCCGCCCTGGCTCGCCGGCTTCTTGAGATGGAGCGGCATGGCAGGGTCGTGTGTGAGTCTGGTTATCTCTGGCGTCCCTGCCGACGTTGA
- the minE gene encoding cell division topological specificity factor MinE, translating to MTLKDLIDKLLRRQPASAESARQRLQLVLAHDRSDLNPELLEQMRREILEVVARYVEIDVEEGDVSLETEDRVTALVANLPIRRSLK from the coding sequence ATGACGCTCAAAGATCTGATCGACAAATTGCTGCGCCGTCAGCCCGCCAGCGCCGAATCCGCACGGCAGCGATTGCAGCTCGTGCTGGCCCACGACCGGAGCGACCTCAATCCCGAGCTGCTGGAGCAGATGCGTCGGGAGATTCTCGAGGTCGTGGCCCGTTACGTGGAAATCGACGTCGAGGAGGGAGACGTGAGTCTGGAGACCGAGGATCGCGTCACGGCGCTGGTGGCCAATCTGCCGATCCGACGGTCCCTGAAGTGA
- the ctpZ gene encoding carboxyl-terminal processing protease CtpZ — MYPTVNGNSERLRRSVSACLRSLIALLMCCGLVLQPVGSAQALSDAQQLVVESWRLVNQGYLSPERLDEIRWRRQRQKALERSISSSEDAYQAIEAMLVPLEDPYTRLLRPDDYAALKDSTTGNLSGVGLQLGPGSDSSRVVVISALDGSPAADAGVNSGAEILSVNGVAVADLGLEGTANALRGDVGTTVLLMLSDGVDGEHELSLERRSVDLRPVRTRRLRSDSHTFGYLRITQFTESVPEQVGQALAELQDKNIEGLVLDLRNNSGGLVSSGLAVADDFLAGGTIVETRNREGINDSIQAGFDSLYDGPMLTLVNGGTASASEILAGALQDNGRSTLLGGLTFGKGLIQTLTNLSDGSGLAVTVAGYVTPDGRDIQGTGIEPERVLDGPEPLNPGGDGDRWLNEAQQSLEALLERTADVPAG; from the coding sequence ATGTATCCGACTGTTAACGGAAACTCAGAACGGCTGCGGCGCAGTGTGTCTGCCTGCCTGCGCAGCCTGATCGCGCTGCTGATGTGCTGCGGACTGGTCCTGCAGCCCGTGGGATCTGCCCAGGCCCTCAGCGATGCCCAACAGCTGGTGGTGGAGAGCTGGAGGCTTGTGAATCAGGGCTATCTCAGCCCTGAGCGACTGGATGAGATCCGCTGGAGACGCCAGCGCCAGAAAGCCCTGGAGCGTTCGATCAGCAGCAGCGAGGACGCCTATCAGGCGATCGAGGCGATGCTCGTGCCCCTCGAGGATCCCTATACACGGCTGTTACGCCCGGATGATTACGCCGCTCTGAAGGACAGCACGACTGGAAATCTCAGTGGTGTGGGGCTCCAGCTCGGCCCGGGATCAGACAGTTCCAGAGTTGTGGTGATCTCAGCGCTCGACGGCTCCCCGGCCGCGGACGCCGGTGTGAACAGCGGTGCCGAAATTCTCTCGGTGAACGGTGTGGCGGTGGCTGATCTCGGACTGGAAGGAACGGCCAACGCTCTGCGCGGCGACGTGGGGACCACGGTTCTGCTGATGCTGTCGGATGGGGTGGATGGGGAACATGAGCTTTCGCTGGAGCGACGCAGCGTTGACCTGCGTCCGGTGCGCACCCGGCGGCTCCGCAGCGATTCCCACACCTTCGGCTACCTGCGCATCACCCAATTCACCGAAAGCGTGCCCGAGCAGGTCGGTCAGGCCTTGGCTGAATTGCAGGACAAAAACATCGAAGGGCTGGTGCTGGACCTCCGCAACAATTCAGGCGGTCTGGTGAGTTCCGGCCTCGCTGTGGCGGATGACTTCCTGGCGGGCGGAACCATCGTGGAGACCCGCAACAGGGAGGGCATCAACGACTCGATTCAGGCGGGATTCGACAGCCTCTATGACGGTCCGATGCTCACCCTGGTCAATGGAGGGACAGCGAGCGCGAGCGAGATCCTGGCGGGAGCACTGCAGGACAACGGGCGTTCGACGCTGCTGGGCGGCCTAACCTTCGGCAAGGGCCTGATCCAGACCCTGACCAACCTCAGTGACGGCAGTGGGCTGGCGGTCACCGTGGCCGGTTACGTGACCCCAGACGGACGGGACATCCAGGGCACAGGCATCGAACCTGAGCGGGTGCTGGATGGACCCGAACCGCTGAATCCAGGAGGGGATGGTGATCGCTGGCTGAACGAGGCCCAACAGTCTCTGGAGGCTCTGCTCGAAAGAACGGCGGACGTCCCCGCGGGATGA